One window from the genome of Choloepus didactylus isolate mChoDid1 chromosome 2, mChoDid1.pri, whole genome shotgun sequence encodes:
- the LOC119527036 gene encoding LOW QUALITY PROTEIN: peptidyl-prolyl cis-trans isomerase FKBP1A-like (The sequence of the model RefSeq protein was modified relative to this genomic sequence to represent the inferred CDS: deleted 1 base in 1 codon; substituted 1 base at 1 genomic stop codon), which yields MQGCTCTGDTQKDKAEHWSCRPGLLLVHTACCTAHPASADMGVHVDTISTRDGRTFPKHGQTCVVHYTGMLDYRKKSDSSRDRNKPFKFMLGKQEVIRGWEEGIAQXISVGQRAKLAISPDYAYDATGHPGIIPPNTTLVFDVELLTLE from the exons ATGCAGGGGTGCACATGCACAGGTGACACACAGAAGGACAAGGCAGAGCACTGGAGCTGCCGGCCAGGTCTGCTTCTGGTCCACACCGCCTGTTGCACTGCCCATCCAGCGTCCGCCGACATGGGAGTGCATGTGGACACCATCTCCACCAGAGATGGGCGCACTTTCCCAAAGCATGGCCAGACCTGTGTGGTGCACTACACAGGGATGCTTGACTATAGAAAGAAATCTGATTCCTCCCGGGACAGAAACAAGCCCTTTAAGTTTATGCTAGGCAAGCAGGAGGTGATCCGAGGCTGGGAAGAAGGGATTGCCCAG TAGATAAGTGTGGGTCAGAGAGCCAAACTGGCTATCTCCCCAGACTATGCCTATGATGCCACTGGGCACCCGGGCATCATCCCACCAAACACCACTCTCGTCTTTGATGTGGAGCTTCTAACACTGGAATGA